A single Paraburkholderia sp. D15 DNA region contains:
- a CDS encoding efflux transporter outer membrane subunit, with product MKPIVVKLLASAALLTLAACAVQPATHADLPQTVKTVAPESWNVDAPQDSVSADAWWAQFGDPAMHRLVESVLTGNLDVQAAMERVRQAQDLATQNRAALLPELNASATAADSRQNTPPPLGYVRQAGAGVTASWTPDVFGGERLAVLAAQAQVSGRQAALNQVRLALAANTAAAYIDLRWAQAQLQILSENEQIRARALKLTQQQLHYGLATQLDVSRAQNQLQDLQAQIPRMQSTVQHQLSLIAVYSGRTPESVDALLLADAHDIPTPAQSVPRMLPSEALLKRPDVRTAYATVEQRAAEVGVSRAQRYPQFRLDLADGLLASSYLGLPTLTDNLFSAALSATSPIFNAGRITANIDASESRMRESQLGLQQTLLQALKEIEDNRSDLVSGSVQVQRLGGALDASNHALKLSTELYKNGASSFLDVLTAQEVYLRDSESLNQAKREHALAAVALYRSLGGGWDAHDTPDTPDTPGTPASVTAVTAVTAVSSNN from the coding sequence ATGAAACCGATCGTAGTCAAACTCCTCGCGAGCGCCGCCCTGCTGACGCTCGCGGCCTGCGCGGTTCAACCGGCCACGCACGCGGATCTGCCGCAGACGGTGAAGACCGTCGCGCCGGAAAGCTGGAACGTCGACGCGCCGCAAGACAGTGTGAGCGCCGACGCGTGGTGGGCGCAATTCGGCGATCCGGCGATGCATCGCCTCGTCGAGTCGGTGCTGACCGGCAATCTCGACGTGCAGGCCGCGATGGAGCGCGTCCGGCAGGCGCAGGATCTGGCGACGCAAAACCGCGCGGCCCTGCTGCCCGAACTGAACGCGAGCGCGACTGCCGCCGACTCGCGGCAGAACACGCCGCCGCCGCTCGGCTATGTGCGTCAGGCCGGCGCCGGTGTCACGGCGAGCTGGACGCCCGACGTATTCGGCGGCGAACGCCTCGCCGTGCTCGCGGCGCAGGCGCAGGTGTCGGGCCGTCAGGCAGCGTTGAATCAGGTGCGGCTCGCGCTCGCGGCCAACACGGCGGCGGCGTATATCGATCTGCGCTGGGCGCAGGCGCAATTGCAGATTCTCAGCGAGAACGAACAGATTCGCGCCCGCGCGCTGAAGCTCACGCAGCAGCAATTGCACTACGGCCTGGCGACGCAACTCGACGTCTCGCGCGCGCAGAACCAGTTACAGGATCTGCAGGCGCAGATTCCGCGCATGCAATCCACCGTGCAGCATCAGTTGAGTCTGATCGCGGTGTATTCGGGCCGTACGCCGGAAAGCGTCGATGCGTTGCTGCTCGCCGACGCGCACGACATTCCGACGCCGGCGCAAAGCGTGCCGCGCATGTTGCCTTCCGAAGCATTGCTGAAGCGGCCCGACGTCCGCACCGCGTATGCGACGGTCGAACAACGCGCCGCCGAAGTGGGCGTGTCGCGCGCGCAGCGCTATCCGCAATTCCGCCTCGATCTCGCCGACGGCCTGCTCGCTTCGTCGTACCTCGGTTTGCCGACCTTGACCGACAACCTGTTCAGCGCGGCGTTGAGCGCGACGAGCCCGATCTTCAACGCGGGCCGCATCACCGCGAATATCGACGCGAGCGAGAGCCGCATGCGCGAATCGCAACTCGGTTTGCAGCAGACCCTGCTTCAGGCGCTGAAGGAAATCGAGGACAACCGCAGCGATCTGGTCAGCGGTTCCGTGCAGGTGCAACGTCTGGGCGGCGCGCTCGACGCGTCGAACCACGCGCTGAAGCTGTCGACGGAGCTGTACAAGAACGGCGCGTCGAGTTTCCTCGACGTGCTGACCGCGCAGGAGGTGTATCTGCGCGACTCGGAGTCGTTGAACCAGGCGAAACGCGAGCATGCGCTCGCGGCGGTCGCGTTGTACCGCTCGCTGGGCGGCGGATGGGATGCGCACGACACGCCCGACACGCCCGATACGCCGGGTACGCCCGCGTCCGTGACGGCCGTCACGGCCGTCACGGCCGTATCGTCGAACAACTGA
- a CDS encoding NupC/NupG family nucleoside CNT transporter → MALIARNLLGIAVLLFIAYLFSANRRAIRLRTVIAALLTQIGIGAFILFVPVGKSILDAAASGVNHVLAYGNAGIEFLFGGLVQPKMFQVFGDGGFVFAVRVLPAIIFVTALIAVLYYLGVMRWIVLVLGTVFQKLLGVSKLESFSAVTTIFLGQSEMPAVVKPFARDMTGAELFAVMSSGMAAVAGSVLAGYAGLGVRVDYLLAASFMAVPGGLLFAKIIHPSTEPSRVQLQHLNFDEKRPTNVIEAVTSGATVGLKIAVMVGAMLIAFVSLIALLNGIVGGIGGWFGHPDLSMQSILGMVFAPLAYLIGVPWNEAVIAGNFLGQKVILNEFVAYASLSPYLKDAASVTAAGLQALDPRTIAILSFALCGFANFSSIAVLTGGFSAVAPERRAEVARYGLRVVLAGTLSNLMSATIAGMFITLH, encoded by the coding sequence ATGGCACTCATCGCACGAAACCTCCTCGGTATTGCCGTCCTGTTGTTCATCGCGTATCTCTTCTCCGCCAACCGGCGCGCGATCCGCTTGCGCACCGTGATCGCCGCGCTGCTCACGCAGATCGGCATCGGCGCCTTCATTCTGTTCGTGCCGGTCGGCAAGTCGATTCTCGACGCCGCCGCGTCCGGCGTGAATCACGTGCTCGCCTACGGCAACGCCGGCATCGAGTTCCTGTTCGGCGGCCTCGTTCAGCCGAAGATGTTCCAGGTGTTCGGCGACGGCGGCTTCGTGTTCGCCGTGCGCGTGCTGCCGGCCATCATCTTCGTGACCGCGCTGATCGCCGTGCTGTACTACCTCGGCGTGATGCGCTGGATCGTGCTGGTGCTCGGCACGGTGTTCCAGAAGCTGCTGGGCGTGTCCAAGCTCGAATCGTTTTCCGCGGTCACCACGATCTTTCTCGGCCAGAGCGAAATGCCCGCGGTGGTCAAACCGTTCGCGCGCGACATGACCGGCGCCGAACTGTTCGCGGTGATGTCGAGCGGCATGGCGGCGGTGGCGGGCTCGGTGCTGGCAGGCTACGCGGGGCTCGGCGTGCGGGTCGACTATTTGCTCGCCGCGTCGTTCATGGCGGTGCCGGGCGGGCTGCTGTTCGCGAAGATCATTCACCCGAGCACCGAACCGAGCCGCGTGCAGCTGCAGCATCTGAACTTCGACGAGAAGCGGCCCACCAATGTGATCGAAGCCGTGACGTCGGGCGCCACCGTCGGCCTGAAAATCGCGGTGATGGTCGGCGCGATGCTGATCGCTTTCGTCAGTCTGATCGCGCTGCTCAATGGGATTGTCGGCGGCATCGGCGGCTGGTTCGGGCATCCGGATCTGTCGATGCAGTCGATCCTCGGCATGGTGTTCGCGCCGCTCGCGTATCTGATCGGCGTGCCATGGAACGAGGCGGTGATCGCGGGGAATTTTCTCGGCCAGAAGGTGATTCTCAACGAGTTCGTCGCTTACGCTTCGCTGTCGCCGTATCTGAAGGACGCTGCCAGCGTCACGGCGGCTGGCCTGCAGGCGCTCGATCCGCGTACCATTGCAATCCTGTCGTTTGCGTTGTGCGGCTTCGCGAATTTTTCGTCAATCGCGGTGCTGACGGGCGGGTTCAGCGCCGTCGCGCCCGAACGCCGCGCCGAAGTCGCGCGCTACGGCCTGCGTGTCGTGCTGGCGGGCACGCTCTCGAACCTGATGAGCGCGACCATCGCGGGCATGTTCATTACGCTGCATTGA
- a CDS encoding ABC transporter substrate-binding protein has product MKLFKTIAALAALCAFGAATSAWSETKTIYIGMNGGPMEKMYTSQVLPDFEKANNVKVVVVPGTSSDILAKLLANKASPQIHVVFLDDGVMARAVSMGVCKKLDDAPVLKELYPFARMKDDMGAGVQLGMTGIAYNKKLFAEKGWAPPTSWMDFADPKYKGKVVFQSASSSTFGLHGFLAINRLMGGSEQNVEPAFTKWASTVGPNVVEYVPNSAKISEMVQTGEAGLFPLTPTGVSDLQDKGIPVAYVNPKEGPVLLLVDLCVVNNNPDPQLAQKLAQFLLSAPAQTKAAEAGKQIPTNRLAKMTPPMQQSLGNVDDLVKKVTVVDWDTINAHRAQWDTRWNRQIER; this is encoded by the coding sequence ATGAAACTGTTCAAGACGATCGCGGCGCTGGCCGCCTTATGCGCATTCGGCGCGGCGACCTCCGCGTGGTCGGAGACCAAAACGATCTACATCGGCATGAACGGCGGCCCGATGGAAAAGATGTACACGAGCCAGGTGCTGCCCGACTTCGAGAAAGCCAACAACGTGAAGGTGGTGGTGGTGCCGGGCACGTCGTCGGACATTCTTGCGAAGCTACTCGCCAACAAGGCCAGCCCGCAGATTCATGTGGTGTTCCTCGACGACGGCGTGATGGCGCGCGCGGTCAGCATGGGCGTGTGCAAGAAGCTCGACGACGCGCCGGTGCTCAAGGAGCTCTACCCGTTCGCGCGCATGAAGGACGACATGGGCGCGGGCGTGCAGCTTGGCATGACCGGCATCGCGTACAACAAGAAGCTGTTTGCCGAGAAAGGCTGGGCGCCGCCCACCTCGTGGATGGATTTCGCCGATCCGAAATACAAGGGCAAGGTGGTGTTCCAGTCGGCCTCGAGCAGCACCTTCGGCCTGCACGGCTTTCTCGCGATCAACCGTCTGATGGGCGGCAGCGAGCAGAACGTCGAACCCGCCTTCACGAAATGGGCGAGCACGGTCGGACCCAACGTGGTCGAGTACGTGCCGAACTCGGCGAAGATTTCCGAAATGGTTCAGACGGGCGAGGCCGGTCTGTTTCCGCTCACCCCGACCGGTGTCAGCGATCTGCAGGACAAGGGCATTCCGGTCGCGTACGTGAATCCGAAGGAAGGGCCGGTGCTGCTGCTGGTCGATCTGTGCGTGGTCAACAACAACCCCGACCCGCAACTCGCGCAGAAGCTCGCGCAATTCCTGCTGTCGGCGCCGGCGCAGACCAAGGCCGCCGAAGCGGGCAAGCAGATTCCGACCAACCGTCTCGCGAAGATGACGCCGCCGATGCAGCAAAGCCTCGGCAATGTCGACGACCTCGTGAAAAAGGTGACGGTGGTGGACTGGGACACGATCAATGCGCACCGCGCGCAGTGGGATACGCGCTGGAACCGGCAGATCGAGCGTTGA
- a CDS encoding nucleoside hydrolase yields the protein MSPASRHKVIYDTDPGVDDAMALVFQALHPDIELLGLTSVFGNATIETTTRNARFLAGRFAPGVPVAQGAAAPLARVAPEPLAWIHGDNGLGNIALDMNAAAALDERPAHRFIIDTVRAHPGEVTLVAVGPLTNLALALADDPHIATQVKQVVIMGGAFGTDGVLGNVTPAAEANILGDPHAADIVFGAGWPVAIVGLDVTQRTIMSRAYLASLRERGGAAGQFVWDVSRHYEAFHEESAQLEGIYVHDSSAVTYVLAPHLYTTRSGPVRVVTEGIAIGQTIQKPSTMPVPAPDWDRRASCEVCLGVDVAGMLALYESTILGTL from the coding sequence ATGAGCCCGGCAAGCAGGCACAAGGTCATCTACGACACCGACCCGGGTGTGGACGACGCGATGGCGCTGGTATTCCAGGCGTTGCATCCGGATATCGAACTGCTCGGTCTGACGAGCGTGTTCGGCAACGCGACGATCGAGACGACCACGCGCAACGCGCGCTTTCTCGCCGGCCGTTTCGCGCCAGGCGTGCCGGTCGCGCAGGGCGCGGCCGCGCCGCTCGCACGCGTGGCGCCCGAGCCGCTGGCGTGGATTCACGGCGACAACGGCCTCGGCAATATCGCGCTCGACATGAACGCCGCCGCCGCGCTCGACGAGCGCCCGGCGCACCGTTTCATCATCGACACGGTGCGCGCGCATCCCGGCGAGGTCACGCTGGTGGCCGTCGGCCCGTTGACCAACCTGGCGCTCGCGCTCGCCGACGATCCGCACATCGCCACGCAGGTCAAGCAGGTGGTGATCATGGGCGGCGCATTCGGCACGGATGGCGTGCTCGGCAATGTGACGCCGGCTGCGGAGGCGAACATTCTCGGCGACCCGCATGCGGCCGATATCGTCTTCGGCGCGGGCTGGCCGGTGGCGATCGTCGGGCTCGACGTCACGCAGCGCACCATCATGAGCCGCGCGTATCTGGCGTCGCTGCGCGAACGCGGCGGCGCGGCGGGACAGTTCGTGTGGGACGTGTCGCGTCATTACGAAGCGTTCCATGAAGAGAGCGCGCAGCTCGAAGGGATCTACGTGCACGATTCGTCGGCGGTGACTTACGTGCTCGCGCCGCATCTGTACACCACGCGCAGCGGGCCGGTGCGTGTGGTCACCGAGGGGATCGCGATAGGTCAGACGATCCAGAAGCCGTCGACGATGCCGGTTCCCGCACCCGACTGGGACCGCCGTGCTTCCTGCGAGGTGTGTCTCGGCGTGGACGTCGCGGGCATGCTGGCGCTGTACGAAAGCACGATCCTCGGTACGCTTTGA
- a CDS encoding cytidine deaminase, with translation MKMEQLLERAGVAREKAYAPYSKFRVGAALLTKDGTVFDGCNVENASYGLCNCAERTAFFSAIAAGYQRDQFAALAVIGDTDGPIAPCGACRQVIIELGGPDLPIRLGNLHGATRDTTAREQLPDAFYL, from the coding sequence ATGAAGATGGAACAACTGCTGGAACGCGCGGGCGTCGCGCGAGAAAAGGCCTACGCGCCGTACTCGAAATTCAGGGTCGGCGCCGCGTTGCTGACGAAGGACGGCACGGTATTCGACGGCTGCAATGTCGAGAACGCGTCGTACGGTTTGTGCAATTGCGCGGAACGCACCGCGTTTTTCAGCGCGATCGCGGCCGGCTATCAGCGCGATCAGTTCGCCGCGCTGGCCGTGATCGGCGACACCGACGGACCGATCGCGCCATGCGGCGCATGCCGCCAGGTGATCATCGAACTGGGTGGTCCGGACCTGCCGATCCGACTCGGTAATCTGCACGGCGCGACGCGTGACACCACCGCGCGCGAACAACTGCCGGACGCGTTCTACCTATGA
- the panE gene encoding 2-dehydropantoate 2-reductase, translating into MRILVVGAGAVGGYFGGRLAEAGQDVTFLVRPGRAEKLQRDGLVIRSARGDLTLRDVKTILAGVSAEPFDVVLLSCKAYSLDDAIDSFAPFVGENTAVLPLLNGMRHIDVLSERFGAARVLGGQCVIAATLNPEQQIVHLNESHAITFGELAGGASARVQAISDAMAGANFDVAVSDNILLRMWEKWVFLATLAGSTCLMRGAVGDILAAPDGRRVIETLLGECRAVAANQGFTMGPDFEARATQTLFTPSPLTASMLRDVENHSHTEADHILGDLIARGGDAQQGEHALSLLRIAYSHLKAYEARQARTS; encoded by the coding sequence ATGCGAATTCTTGTTGTAGGAGCGGGCGCGGTGGGCGGTTACTTCGGCGGACGGCTCGCCGAGGCAGGCCAGGATGTGACCTTCCTCGTGCGTCCGGGCCGCGCGGAAAAACTCCAGCGCGACGGACTCGTGATCCGCAGCGCGCGCGGCGACCTCACGCTGCGCGACGTCAAGACGATTCTCGCCGGCGTGAGCGCCGAACCGTTCGACGTGGTGCTGCTCAGTTGCAAGGCGTACAGCCTGGACGACGCGATCGATTCGTTCGCGCCGTTCGTCGGCGAGAACACGGCCGTGCTGCCGCTGCTGAACGGCATGCGTCACATCGACGTGCTGAGCGAGCGGTTCGGCGCCGCGCGCGTGCTGGGCGGTCAGTGCGTGATCGCCGCGACGCTGAACCCCGAGCAGCAGATCGTGCATCTGAACGAGTCTCACGCCATCACGTTCGGCGAACTGGCGGGCGGTGCGTCCGCACGCGTCCAGGCGATTTCGGACGCGATGGCGGGAGCGAATTTCGACGTCGCCGTCAGCGACAACATTCTGCTGCGCATGTGGGAGAAGTGGGTGTTCCTGGCCACATTGGCGGGCAGTACGTGCTTGATGCGGGGTGCCGTCGGCGATATTCTGGCTGCGCCGGACGGCAGACGCGTGATCGAGACGCTGCTCGGCGAATGCCGGGCGGTCGCCGCCAACCAGGGCTTCACGATGGGCCCCGACTTCGAGGCGCGCGCCACGCAGACGCTGTTCACGCCGTCGCCGCTGACGGCGTCGATGCTGCGGGACGTGGAGAACCACTCGCATACCGAGGCGGATCACATTCTCGGCGATCTGATCGCGCGTGGCGGCGACGCGCAGCAGGGCGAGCACGCGCTGTCGTTGCTGCGCATCGCCTATAGTCATCTGAAGGCGTATGAAGCGAGGCAGGCTCGCACGTCCTGA